The genome window TTCCAATAGCTTATAGTTTATCTTTGTATTAAAaccagaaaaataagaaattactTACTTTAAGCAGATCATGAAAACATGGATCTCTTTTAAGACCTTTGTGTGACCACACTCAAAAAGTTCTTAATCTGAACTCTGGAAACATCTAACGATTATTCACTGATGAAATGAAATAACCTTTGGACTAATTTTGGAGACATTTTTCAGTAACAAGTGAGACCTAATCTTACCCAGGCCTATTAAATGAGCTTTTTAACCAGTGTTCATGTTTATGTCTTTCAACTGTTTtctagtattttaattatagctttgTATGATGATGCTGATTATATATTTTTACTATTTAATTTttactatttaattatttaattatgatCTGCCCTCGGAGGTTTATTGCCATCAGGAGCAGCAGGATCCCTAACCCCTGCTTTGCAGACTGGTGCTGGACTATAGCCTATTGGGAACCCAGCTGTGGAAGTGGTGGGGGAGCACATGTGCACTAAAACCATTCCCGCTTTCTCCCTACCCAACTACCACTGCCTCTGCCGGTTCACTGAGCCACTGAGttggaaaggttggagaccactgatttaGAGGATGAAGTATAAACTGGTATTGGTATATTTGGTATTGgtgtggcccgccagtggccagtagagctggcagcagattcggacaatgaggaggttggggaggaacatgggccagtcctggagtctggggaaggctcggacaatggctctgagttggaggcagagagggagccaaggccatctggtagttctttgctgcctctggagtctctggagtctgacatcagcaggcagaagaacagcgtgagcctgttcccagtgtccgcatgtgcagagctgccaagagacaggaacaattaaggaaacaattAAGGGTcggcttgggagtaaggcttggagatgattgggccctctcataagacataaaagagaagcgaacaggacgtgagcttttgtaggaagcaattagttcatctagcagattcaagatttgaaaattctgtttgtgactctgccaagtttggccttgccctgtgtctggaaattagctctttggcagcttTCCACGTGAGATAGTTGGGTGTTGATAATCTTCCTCTGAAattctgtttatcaagccttgcggactaTAAATGAAGGTAATTTACAgtcatataaataaaagaggttttgcgagactaagattgtgctttatactttctaaggaagcctaggtcagaacaggtatACCACCTGAAATGTCCATGTTCTCCTTCTGTTCAGTCTTGCCACCTCTCATCCCCAACAATCCCCAACCTTATTCAAACCATATAAATCCAAAGTATGCCAATGAACTAGGAAGAcaaattcatttttaatgttcTGTTCATGTGGAAAGGATTGCAGTTTCAACTGAAACCTGAAACTCTGGCGTTTTCATTTCATGCATTTCTTGATCATCTAGAGAAACGCGTCTACCTTTAAAGGATACAAAACTTTTAGTCACTGTTAGTCTAAATGTTTTtgaaagataaaaatacaaaatgggaTCAAAGCACAGATTTGATACACCAAAGAGCAAAGTGGATTCTTTTGCTTTATACAGAGATTCCCTGAGAAAACAGTCTGTGATTATAGTTTTGCTTTGGCTCAGCGTATATGGGATTCGAACAATATGGTAAGGAAGAAAACATATGATGTAGCTTGCGGTAACTAAAAGGATGTTTACTAGAGCTTTTTTTACACTGGGATAGTCTTCTGTACCTTTGTTTTGAAAAAGTAATCTGATCACAAGAAAATTAGAGATCAGCACCATAGctgaaaaatacagaaatattgcAGTACATATGAAATTGGTGAACACGTGCCAGTCTCTTCCTACTTTTGTTTTGAAATCAATGCATCCAACATTTGGTGATTCTTTGACCTCTGTGATTGGAATAATCATATTTGGTACCATGATGAAGAGAACCATTACCCATACCACTGCTGATATCATCTTGGCAAAACCAGGTTCCTGAATCCTATAGATCTTGTATCCCTTTGTTAATTGGAGACACCGGTCCATGCTTAAAAATCCCAAGAATATGATTGACAAGTACATATTAATGTAGATCAGGCATGCTGTGACTTGACAGTGGAATATTTTCAGCTTCCATGGGGCAATTCCTAAATCTACAattattttcactggcagggcaagGGTCAGCAAAAAATCTGCTGTCAGTAGGTTAATTAAGTAAACATTCAAGCATTTGCAATGCTTCTTGGTCTTCAGGAAGGTCCAGAGGGCAAAACAGCTGCCAATGAACCCAATAAGAAAAATCAAGTAATAAAAATAAGTGAATGGCTGAATCTGAGAATAAATATTACATTCTGAAGAATTGGTTGAAGCCATCTGAAATATTTCAAAGTAGAGGCAAATTGTAGGAAACACCTCAAATCtgtgaatgaaagagagagagaatgaaaaagaaagagagagacagagacagagacagagagaaggtggggagagagagagagagagagagagagaaaagaaaaataattatttgagtAGGGTAACGAAACATACAACCTAACATACTTATTTGCATAAGACCCCCACAACTTATACATTAGACCAAACCTAATgcagaaaagaattttaaaaagcttttgaaTAAGGTCAGGATAGGAAAAGGTCAGGCATTGTGACTGAGAAAGCGTTCTTGTTTGCCTATAATCTTAAAAATAGCTTAATTACGATATAAATAGTAGCACTGGATAGAATGTGGGCATGTTCAAGGTGTTAGTCTGCAACAAAAGTAGTATTTTTGTTCCAGTATAAGTAGTAACAATTGTAGTAAATTGTTAAAGCATGAATGCTGAATAGGAAATTGTAAAAGCAGTCATTTCCTCTTCAACATACTGTAAATGTGCTAACAATTGCTATTTCTAGGAAACAGAAGCAAAGTAACTTCACCCAAGTGAAAAACAATGAACACCAGGTGTCCAATATGAAACATTACTTTGCCTTCTCCTTCTTAAAAAAATGTAGTGTCATTAATAGATAAAGAGAAATCAGAGAAAAATTATTACCTAGCTTggttaataaaacatctgcaagaaaacacccaagctcagagaccactaaggacccctcatttcaaccctgagctataaacatCCTCCTTTATTGGTACCACATTAAGATGTCCACTACCTTCCCACTCAGAATAAGAAGAGCGTCTTTTTTGCATTTCTTCAGCTATCTGgctatttgttcattcattcttttatttctttattaattatCTAACCCAGAAATGTTGTGCccagaaaagagaaaataattaaaaaaggcaaccaaaacaaagaaaaaagtaaaaatactCTCCTGATCAACCTATACTTCActgagcagagagagagacaactgTGGTAAAGGTTTAGACCTGCCACAGCCTTCCATAAATAAAGAGAAGCTCAGTGTGCTGTTTTGTTTCAGAGGTGGTTTTGCATTCTGTTCTGTGCCTGTTATTTTAATGTTAACAGTAGAATAAACTTGTAATAACAGTAACACATGATACCCAATTTAGGTACGCATTTCAATGGTTTGAAGAGGCCTTTGTAGTATAAACCTTGCCATGAACCTTTTACTTTCCTTTTGTAGTTAGCAATTTTACAATAGGAGAGAATCACATTTTAGTCTGGCTTTTTTCTCCCACTGTTGTAAATACAACCCTTTTGgtgatttaatttgttttaactgGTGAATAATTACAAATATGTTACAGTTAATAATTCCAGATTACTGGAATGGAACACACATTTTCATTCTTACTGAATACTGAactccagaattcctaagccatagAAGGCATGAGAAATTTCTGGCTGTTTAAATTCTTTAGAAAAGAATTTAAGTTTTTTAGAAAAGTATCAGATGTGAAAGGTTCCAGATTTGATCTACAATGATTCCCTCATCCAGAATTTTATTGACTTTGTCATTGTTGGGATGTTCAGTTACAGAATTTACAGTAGTTTGGGGCTTTCCTTTGTATTAATCCAATTTTACCCATTTAATAaccatttataaattatttttaatagtttaaGTATATTTGCTattagttttttttgtttgtttctagtcTATGCTTTGTGTTTTGTATGATgcagagtgaaatctaaaaattttccctactggttctgtgggtgtggcttaattggtgggcatggcttggtgatcaggtgactgggtgggcatggccaataacaataaataataaaaataataaacacacaaaacaaaaagaggtactaaaaaccaactttcacactttacacacacaaaacgtaacacaacacaactgactcacacacaatgtaaaagcagctgcacttcacccaaaatggctcctgcaacaagcagaaacctcacacagccacaaaaagctcaaaaaccaactttcacactttacacacacacaacacaacataactgactctcacacacacacaaaatgccacatacagctttgtgagattttgtgtgtttgtgtagttagagtgaaacactacagaaacacaccaaaactcagaaagctgcacaaatattttattttattttattttattttattttatttatatttttagataaaagcagctaaatttaaaacttccttaactttaaattgctatgtctaaaaaacaacaactcctaaaaaaacttcaattaactatttttttaaagctcgcccccaaaaaacccccagtTATTTACCGAATTGAAGggatgaggcaggcagattgagttgctcactgatgagatggattgcaggcaggcagattgagttgctagctgatgcaattgattgcagcagcctaagcaaggcaggaaaagtgaGTGAGCCCCaataagcagcaagctgccaagtaggcaagtggggactgggcgattgggtgggcatgggcagcgggggcagggatttttgctaccagttctccgaactactcgcccctatcgctaccggtttgcctgatccggtccaaaccgggaccatttcacccctggtatgatgGTAAATTAGCACAAGCTGCCTAAAAATCTGGGTAAACTATAAAAACATTGAAATAAACTAATGTtgcaattactttaaaaaaaaaactattatcaATAAGATCAATTCTTAACTCAGGGAATTTGGAATATTTGTTCACATAAAGAATAAAATGTTGGAATCCAGTTGATCCCCTTGCAAAGAAAGTTGTACAAAAACCAGAGGTAATTGTATATATGTGCTAGTTTTCTATCCAGATATTTGGCATggatgtataataataataataataataataataataataataataataataataataataataataataataataataataataataataataataataatttaatttttataccgcccttctcacgaaggactcagggcggtgaacagccaaataaaatacagtacaatacaatatgataaaatcactatttaaaaaacttattcgatatggcctataaattaaattataaaataatataatataaaaccccatttaaaatccaatttaaaaaacccattttatgccagtcctgctcggaagaataaatacgtcttcagctcgcggtgaaaggtccggaggtcaggaagttgttgaagtcctgggggaagctcgttccagagggtaggtgcccccacagagaaggctctccccctgggggtcaccagctgacactgtttggctgaaggcaccctgaggagaccctttctatgggagcgcaccggtcggtgggaggcatgtggtagcagaaggcggtcccaaagatatcccggtcctaagccatggagcgctttaaaggtggtaaccagcaccttgaagtgcacccggaagaccacaggcagccagtgcagcctgcgcaggataggtgttatatgagaaccatgagtggctccctctatcacccgcgcagctgcattctggaccaactggagcctccgggtgctcctcaaggggagccccatgtagagagcattgcagtagtccaggcaagaagtgacgagggcatgagtgactgtgcatagggaatcccggtctagaaaggggcgcaactggtgaaccaggcgtacctggtaaaaagctctcctggagacggtcaccaaattctcttcaaaagacaaccgtccatccaggagaacacccagattgcgcaccctctccattggggccaatgattcacccccaacagtcagcagcggttgcaactgactgtaccgggatgccggcatccacagccactcagtcttggaggggttgagcttgagcctgtttctccccatccagacctgcatggcctccaaacaccgagacaacactttgacagcttcattggggtggtcaggggtggaaatgtacagctgggtgtcatccgcgtacagttgataactcaccccaaaaccactgatgacctcacccagcggcttcatgtagatgttgaacaggagaggcgagagaaccgacccctggggcaccccacacaggaggcgccttgtagtcgatctctgcccccctgccaacaccgtctgcgatcggtcagagagataggacgaaatccaccgaaaaacggtgcctcccactcccaaactccccaaccgccgcagcaggataccatggtcgatggtattgaaagccactgagagatctaggaggaccagggcagaggagtaacccctgtcccgagccctccagaggtcatccaccgtgACCTCTTGCACGGTATGTTGCCGTGATTAGCATTACAACTCTTTGACTAAAATTAACATATGAATCTGACTACAGGTAATcattcaacttacaactatttatttagtgaccatccaaagttacaatggcactgaaaaaagtaacttaggagcatttttcacacttaacaactattatggcgtccccatagtcacatgatcaaaattctgacacttggcaactggttcatatttatgatggttgcggtgcgCTGgggggtggtcatgtgatcaccttttacaactttctgacaaaaaaagtcaatggggaagccagattcacttaacaaacaactgtgttattagtttaacaactgcagtgattcacttaacaactatggcaataaaggtcataaaatggggtaaaattcacttaaccatctcacttagcaacataaatttgggctcaattgggtgaaatgctattggttcacactggttcaggtgaaccggtaataaaaaaaagctactggtttggccgaaccagtatttccgagaATCAGGTGTGTCGTGCATTTTATATTCTAGAgaatctaaattgcacggcacagctgttcccctgccctcactattctacttaccttgttaagctttttttttcctgcatgaaGCAcatgtttggaatgcactgtgcatacatgcagcatgcatttggtgtgtgctgcacatgcatgcagtgtATTTTTGGTACGCACTGTGCAAGCGTGTGCACGCAGCATGCTTTTGGCGAgcagcatgcatgtgcgggcAGCAAAGTGGTGGCaatccatggaggatttcactTCAGTTGTGATTACCTGTGCACGGTTACACACACAATCACATGTgcgcctgcacacacacacacacacacacacacacacacacacacacacacacacacacagcaggatTGGCTTATACCTATTTGTAGGAACATCTTGCTGAATTTTCAGCATTTTTGAGTCCTACTGAGAGCAGAGCTGAGCTGGAGTGATCAGCTGTTTTTGGTAGCTCATTGCATGGTGGTGGCAATGGAGCTGGCAGATCTGCTGTTATTCATTTATCactagtgtctgtctgtctacaatttatatatatgtgtgtgtgtgtgtgtgtgtgtgtgtgtgttatgtatatgtatatatgtatatatatgtgtgtgtatgtgcatttgAATTAAATCTATGCCATGAGGAAATATGCTGTGTTCTATATTTGACATATTTTACTTACATCTCTACTCGTGGTTTGAAAGAGATCGCTCATTCTGCTAAACCTAAAGATTTAAATAATGTAACAAACAATTCTCTGAAGCAGTAATGGATTCCTGTATCTGTCAGAGGATTACATTAGATATTTGAAAGCACCGAATTAGTTGGTTTGTCTTGCTTCTTTATTTCTCACATGTTTAATTTATTTCAGCGTCAACTCTCGATAAGTGATGAAGTTCAATATTACTATGGAGATTTAGAAAGAAATATACTACATATGAAATTAAATAGTTTGAGAATGATAATGAATTATATTTTAAGAGGTACATACCTGCTGTCTTATCAGAAAAACAGAAGTAGTTCTGTTTAATGTTGCCCAGCGAGTTCCTTCTTTGGTTTGTGGCTGTAAAGTAGAATTTCCTGTGTGTTTCAAGTGTTCCAGCTGATGCATGTGAAATCAGAACTTAGTTGAAAAACTTTAAGTGTGAAAGATAGTTAGTTCAAAGCTGCTTAAAGAAGGATATAGAACAATATCTTATGCAAGATAGCAAAATAAATTTGTCGGACCAGCAGAAAATCCAGTCTCTGTTTTTGTAACAaggattttgtgtatgtgtgtaaaaaaGTGAGAGTAAGTAAAGTTAAGAATATACAATAATGATTTTTTATGAGGAAAGGAAGCTAGTTTTCTTGTAGAATTTCTATTGTTGTATCTCTATTGTGTAAAGATTCACCTGTCCTTCAACTGATTTAACTCAAAGggaagactttgctgaagaaatgGGAGTAATAGGAGCATTGAatggaacaggagtctccaaccttggcaactttaagcctgatggacttcaactcccagaattccccagccagaattctgggagttgaagtccaccaggcttaaagttgccaaggttagagacccctggaatGGAAGGTATTATGCAATGGTGGGCTTTTTGTTTTTAAGAGAAATTAAGGCTTAGTGTAGACAAACACTTATCTAGAACTTTTAAAAAGGTAGGTTTTAATGAACTCAGAGCAATTGTAATAGCATTTCATGGTGGGAGCAGCTAATggagaaaatgaaaatgtatttttttttaaaaaaaggagatagTAGAAACTGATTTGTAAACTGTTTCAATTGGGGTTGGGACAAAGAGGGCAGTAGAAAAGATCCATGGGCACAAAAAAGTAAGAAAACTCAACTCATAACAGGCATATTTAGGAGATGAATAAATTATATAACACAAGGGAAATAGAGCCCAAAATATAGAGATGGCATCAAGAATGCTAAAGATTAAGATAAAGTGAGGTTGATGAAAGACACTAAGAAAACACAAAGTTATTCTTCAgatatgtgcaaaaaaaaaaaaaatggaagagagagaaagagagagagagagagagagagagagagagagagagagacccaattCCTCAGTGAAAGTCCTAAAATGTATTGGTGCCCTCCTTTGCCCTAAGATTTTATTGCAGAGAACCGGTAAGAGAGGAGAAACAGGGTTAATCATCTCTTAGTCATATCCAAGTGAAGTGCCAGATAATTGGAGgtcccaggttttttttaaagcaagaaataaagATCTGAAGAACATTGAACTGCTTTGCATTGAAATCTAAAACAGTTATTAAAGATAACTATTTGCAAAGAAGCAAGCCAGTTTGGGGAAGTggataaagcaccaggctagaaactagatgttgtaatcagtttgtagtcctgccttagatgtgaaacagctgggtgatcttgggccaatcacatTCTCTCAACCCGAAGAAGGAAGCGAGGGCAAATCACTTCTAAAATACAGTCAAGAAAACTGGAGGGACTTGTCCAGCTGGATGACAGGTGTCAGCACTGACTCAAAGTCTCTCCCACCCATCCCAGTCCTATTCTGCTACCTTAttgtggtggtggtagtggtgtgttccagagagggaggagagaagtctGTCAGGAGTGTATGTTGGGAATgtatgtttagtttagtttagtgatAATGTTTAGTGATAATGGCAAAGACATCATTTCATATCCCTTGGATAAGGCAATGATAAACCACTCCTGTATTGTTACGATAAAGcggggtctgcaaacgtggctcttttaagacttgtggacttcaacttccagagttcctcagccagcaaaggtttgttttgctggctgagtttgcagacccctgcgatAAAGCAACATGCATAGGAAATATAATTAGAAGAAAAGGATGACCaaaagcaaggtggatggactcagttacagaggTATGAGTTCACCTTTGGGAGACATGAACTAGATTGGGAGTAGATCATCTATTGGTCACTAGGAGTTAAAAATGATCGaatggtacataatcaatcaattgtAAAGAACTTCAAAAcaatactgtatttatttttcaatgcAGTTACTTCGGAAGGACCCCAGGTGTTTTACAgttaataacacacacacacacacaaaacctaaacacaacaataataaatgaataatagtgAAGTACAATAATAACAGTAATTAATactattatttcttattctagTGTTTGTGACAATAGAAACATAGTTCCTTTCCTGTGGTATCATTTTATATGCCTAAACACTTCTAGTTCCATATTTTTCTCACAGACATAACATCCCAAGTTCCTTCTGCATGCTGTTTTGGAGAGTGTTATAACCTAATTTAGACATTGTGGAAACTGTGAACAAGTAAAGCGTGGCTTTATAACAGTGTGTGTAACATCAGAGAAAGTAACCCTAGAGCAGGAGAGAAGAGGAATCATTCAAAACATAGTATGCAAAGACATTACAGCGCTCTCTGATTATTTTTACTCATTAGTTAATGTTTCTCCCAGAATTGTCATATTTATTGCTGGTCTTTGGGCACAGGTTTGAATTTGAAGTTAACTTCCATAGTCTATAAGCATATTAATAATGCAGATTAAAAGAGCTTTGAGCTTCTCTGAAGCTAAGGAAAAATTTTAAACTGATGTCATTAGAGATATGCAACTGAAGGAAATACATCTGAAGGAAAACTTGCTTGCTTAGCGATCAGAGATCTCTAATAAACTGTCAGCTAGTGCTAAACCTCAACTTGTCCAATATTAATCTACTGTCTATCTGATTCAACTGCTGAACTATAATTCAGGGGCATCTGCCAATGGGGTGAATAAAATGGTGAATAAAAGTTAAGATGGCATGTACCATCTTCTTACGATTGAAGTCTGGCTCCTTTGTACCAGCAGGCAATGTTGACATATATATTGAAAGAATCAGGGCTTTGATCATTGGTAAAACTCAACTTCTTGACTTTTTCTGATCCCTCTCCAGCAGATGCACCTGCAAATGAATGCTAAGAAATACAACTTCCAAGATCATATTGTTGAAAACCAGAAACAGTATCTCGTACATGATATAACTTACTAAATTGCCAAGGTGCACATTAAGCAGTCTCAAAGTTAAGATTTTTGTCTAAGGGCCAGCCCCATGCAAAGAATCACATAGAGCAGGACCCTCCAACCAtgtcaactttaaaacttgtggacgaagctggctgaggaattctgggagttgaagtccagaaggcttaaagttgataaggttggtgacccttgaAGTAGAGACTAAGAAGCTTCTTGTCTAATTCTTCTGAGCAAGAATgcctgtcttttggagcaaatatTTCAAAAAATGGGCTGTGGACAAGGTAGTATGTGCTATGTAGCTTGGGGCTGTTATGTTAATCGAATAAAAGTTAGGGGAGCTTTGAAGAAATGAGAATATGTAATTAGGAATCTAACTGGAGCAAGCATGACTTGAAAGCCAGATCCACAAGAGAATTACCTGGTAATTAAGATTACAGCATTTGGAAAGGTCAAACCCAGCTGGctagctaggtggctcagtggctaagacactgagcttgtcagtcaaaaaagtcggcagttcagcagtttgaatccctagtataggtctcctgcatgtgcagggggttggattagatgacctccaaggtcctttccaactctgttactgttattaagcCAGGAGCCAGTGAAGAAACTCCAGGACTGGaattccaaaataattttttccccttttgccatCACCTTTCTTGGTTAAAAGTAAGTTTGGAAAGTATGGAGTTTAGCTATCTAAACAGAATGAAGATATCAATGCATAGCTACAAATACCTGTGtgaaggagaagggagaaaaagaaacggTTAAGAAACTGTAAAAAATGTCTGTACAAATTTATGCGTTTATATAAACACATACTTTGCTAAACTAAGGCCAGCATAATTCTTTAACTTGAAAAGCATGGTAAAAATAAACAGCACTGTATTTAGAGAAGTATGTGTACACGCGCGCCAGTACAAGTGTGTTTGTTTCTGGAAAGATCCTGTCCTTTTTTCACCCTCTGGCTTTCCGATCAAGAGCGTCTTTCCTCTATTTGGTAATCCAACTTTATGCCGAATGTTTTATCTGCTGTCCAAAATGGCTGTGTGTTGGTCATTTGTTCAGTTTTCATTCTGTTGAACTGGCAGGCGAGTTGATACACTTTTGCTGTGTGGAATCAAAAATTGAACTACATCCTATTTTTGAAGGAAGAATCCTATCCCTCAAAAGGCAATGCTCAttcctcattccattccattcatctcTCTGCTTCAAATG of Ahaetulla prasina isolate Xishuangbanna chromosome 6, ASM2864084v1, whole genome shotgun sequence contains these proteins:
- the GPR171 gene encoding G-protein coupled receptor 171, yielding MASTNSSECNIYSQIQPFTYFYYLIFLIGFIGSCFALWTFLKTKKHCKCLNVYLINLLTADFLLTLALPVKIIVDLGIAPWKLKIFHCQVTACLIYINMYLSIIFLGFLSMDRCLQLTKGYKIYRIQEPGFAKMISAVVWVMVLFIMVPNMIIPITEVKESPNVGCIDFKTKVGRDWHVFTNFICTAIFLYFSAMVLISNFLVIRLLFQNKGTEDYPSVKKALVNILLVTASYIICFLPYHIVRIPYTLSQSKTIITDCFLRESLYKAKESTLLFGVSNLCFDPILYFYLSKTFRLTVTKSFVSFKGRRVSLDDQEMHEMKTPEFQVSVETAILST